The Cutaneotrichosporon cavernicola HIS019 DNA, chromosome: 5 DNA segment TCTACCATGACCTCTGCTTAGTCTGTGACctagctgacagcaggaaCTCACAACCCAGGCTGTCGTCCTGATCCTCAACTCGACGCGGGCGGCTGACATCCCCAACGCCATCAAGGGGCTCGACCACGAGCAGCAGGCGTACCTCATGGCATATCTATACAAGGTGGGTTGAGGCAGGCCTGGGTTGGACTGGACTGGGAGACTCGTTGTCAGAGCCTGGCACACTGTGATTCTGAAGCTCGTACCCAGGTCACCATACACCTTGCTGACCCCAGAACATGGCTGCGTTGGGCAACGGTGCCGACATCCCGGGATCTGTGCTCCTGACGTGGCACGAGAAGGTGAGGAGTTGCGACGTagctgcagctgcagctgcCAGATACACCTcagctaaccccagctcgtcgaggtcgcgggCGTGGGCTGCATCAACCGCGTCATGGCCGACCGCCGCACGCTGTAGATTGACATGCACAGTTGTAGAGTGTTACACGAGCGATGTAGAGATTGCCGCTGTGGACTGATTGTAGAGATTGCCGCTGTGGACTGACGCCAACAAACCTATTTACTCGCACAATACTGCTTCACTTTTGCATCTTCTACCCATGGACTAGACCGTCCTAGGCCTAGAGGGCGGCTGCGAGACGCttctcagcctcggccCAGTTGACGACCTTCCAGATGTTCTTGAGGTACTCGGGCTTGACGTTCTGGTAGTCGAGGTAGAAGGCGTGCTCCCAGATGTCGATGCCGATGATGGGGACGTGGGTGAGCAGAGGGTCCTGGTTGGCCGTAGTGACGACCTCAAGAACCTTGGAGCTGGGGTTGTAGCCGagccagccccagcccgaGCCCTGGATACCTGCAGTCTTGGCGTTCAcctcctcgatgagctTGTCAAACGAGCCAAAGTCCTTCTTGACctggtcggcgaggacgcccGAGGTCGGCACCTGGGTCTCGGCCGAGCCGGTGGGCGCGAGGTTGTTCCAGAAGAGCTGGAGTTAGCGAGGTGGGTCAAGCTGGCTCGCTGGTTCTCTGGTTCGTCTGACTCACCGAGTGGTTGCTTCTGTCAGCTTTGCGATCATTCGCGCAACTCACATGTGGCCACCGCCGTTGAACTTGAGAGCAGCCTGGAGGGCGATCTGGCCCTTGACGTCCTGGCTGGCCtggaggccggcgagcttctcctcggcagcgttGAGGCCGTTGACGTACGTCGCGTGGTGCTTGTCGTGGTGGAGAGTCATGATCGTCTTGGAGATCGAGGGCTCGAGGGCCTGTATCGCGATGTGCGCATGTGAGGTGAGATGGGTCGGGTAGTCACCAGAAGCGAGAGTGTGGAAAATGGGCATGGACGGCGGGGGAAGGGATCAGAGCGAGCCGGGAGGACAGTATGAGAGCAATAGTCATGTGACAATGGCGCAGTTGCGGTCAGCATCACGTTCGGTGCTCGTTCAGAGCTcggagctcgagctcgagctcggcaaaAAAGCACTCACGTCGTAAGCGTACGGGAGGTCTGGGAGGGTGTGCTTGCTGcggacggcggcgacagcgaaggcacggcgcgcgggggcggcggcgcgggggacggagcggaggagagcgacCATTTTGATGTATTGAGTCAAACGGAGAGGTGGGAAGAGACCAAGTTGTTGAGGGTGCGTGGTCTTTAATAGTATGACGCAGGCAACAGCGAATCAACGATACGTAATCATATCACCGCTCGGCTTCGGCTCACAGCCCGCCAACCTCCGATGGCGTCACTCTTCTACTGTTTCCCCTGCATCAAGTTAATCAGCACATCATGCAGCCGAGGTGAATAGATGCATACATGTGAGGGATGGCGGCTTACTCCGCCTCTTTCGCGGCAGTAGCCTCCTTCGGCACAAcagcctccttggccttctgGGCCTTGTTCGCTCTGACCGAAGCCTTCTGCCTGGCCACCCGTAACCGCATCTCGTCCCAGTTCCCCTCCAATTCATCCTCTGTGAGCCATTTGAGCTCGTTCTCGGTCGCCTCGGCCCAACGCGACCCGGCTTCACGCCAGTCGTTCGGTCCAGAGCTACTGCGACCAGTCGATACCATCGCCCAGTCTGTGCGTTTCCAGCCACCCAACATACGCCCCTGCGAGTCTGAACGGAACGGCATCTTGGCGACCCAGTCCAGCCGCTCCCACACGTCGTTGTACGTgcggcgaagaaggcgtgGGGTCATTTTGCGCGGGTTACTCCAAGTGCGGGGATTATCGCGTGTGAGGGCCACGCGAGGTTGTGGAaaggaggggagggtgCGATAGGATGATGGTGGTCGGCGAGGAAACGCAGCCTTTAGGCTATTGGGAAGGTTGTTGAAGGATGGCAGAGGCTCTTTCGGGCTTTTTGGCTTGACTgcaccagctcgtcgaggcggagtCGGGGGGAAAGGCGAGCTATCGAAACCTGCCATAGCCCGCATCGTCTCGATCACTCCCTTGCCCTCCCATCCTGTTGCGGCGCCATCCTCGTTGGCGGGCATCACGATTGGCACCGAGACGTTGTCCCACTGATACTCCCATTCCTTGCGCGCCTCTCGGTTCACTGCGGCCCGAGGAATGACTGTGCGCGCACGTACACCGATCAGTCCTGCTGGGGGCTTCTTCGAGAGCGGCCGCAAGCACGGGGGAAGCGGCTGCAGTGTCATGGGAGGGTATCGAGTCTCCGGGTTTGGGATCTTGTCCGTCACAGCCCGGGGCCAATCTTTTGGATCAAGTGGTGAGCTCAACGTAATgttctgccgtcagctaTTTTAGTATGACTAGCTACCTTGATGAGCTCCCACCTGACTCGCCCGCGGACACCATAGCATTCCTCAATCAAGCGCAGAAGCGCATGCGGGTGGCACGCAgtcgcggcgcgcaccTCGGTGAGCTCCTGGTTGTCAGAACCCAAGTGCAGCACCACGCACCTTCTTGAGGTGCTTCCGAGCACGCGCACGCTGCTCCTTGCacacctcgagctcgggaCTGTCGTCCTTCAGATACGCTGGTAGATGTTTATTCGCATCCTTGATAAGGGAGCGGAAGCGGATCGTTGCGATGAGCCACACATGGGGGTCTTGGATGAAGCGGAGGCACTGGAGGACAGTGCGATACGTGGCGCGTGGTGTTGGCGGGAGGAAGCGTGACGGATGTGTCCGTGTGGGTGCAGCCATGCccagctccttgagctgtGCTGGCGACGCCATGTCGATGAGCGTGGATAGTGGATGAGAGTTGGCTTGTTGATTGTTGAGTAGCCTCCACTTGTTCCATGTCCAACATTGTGGGTCAGGCACCAATCGTGACGTGGCATTTTTCCGGTTCAATTACAATAACCAAGTCGTCACCACAACTTACCTtgctcaccttcctcgccatcaaCCACAacaccatccaccatggCGCGCAACTCGGAAAAGGCGCAGTCGATGCTCTACCGCTTCCGCGAGCAGCAGGCTGTCGACATGGGTCTCGGTGATCGGCGCGCAGGCGAGCGGCGCCCGCGCGTCGCCTCCAGcgtctcgagcttgcgAGAGTGTGAGCGTTGGCGCGGCGACATCATGCGCGAGATCAGCCGCAAGGTCTCCAAGATCCAAGATTGTGCGTACAACTATGGACTgactgaccccagcctcGCTGACAAACTACGAGATTCGCGACTTGAACGACGAGATCAACCagctgctcaaggagaagcggcACTGGGAGTCACAGATTgtcgggctcggcggcgcgaaTTACAAGCGCGCCAACATGGCCATGGTCGATAACGAGGGGCGTGAAGTGCCTGGTACTCGCGGGTACAAGTACTTTGGGCGGGCACGCGAGCTGCCTGGCGTCAAGGAGATGTTTGAGAAGGGCGGTGAGTTAGTGTGTGTCGGAGGTACACGAACAACCCATCCGTCGAGGAGCcggacggcgagctgctTCGTCTTGGAGTACAAGCTAATGCCCAGCCAAGGCAGCGACAGAGGAGTCGGCGCGCAACGCCAGCTTCCAGATGTTCCGGAATCAGGGGACAGACTACTATGGCGACCTAGACGAGATGGATCCCTCCCTGGCCGGGGAAGAagacgccgccgcgaggagaggTACGTCTCTACCAGCTGAGCAGGTCGATTGGtagctgacgccagattGGGAGGAAGCATCTCGTGCAGCCGCTGAGCTGTTGGGTGTCGATGCCGAACTGCCATATCCcgagcccgccgcgccaccacccctcgacggcgcgggAGAGGGGACGAAACGCAAGTCGCCCGAGCCGGATGAGGAGGTgaaggagggcaagggcaagaagcgggggaagaagggcaagaagccgcctccaccaccgcctGGAGGACCCAGCAATCCGGGTGCGGCCCAAGTCGCCTTGTTCATGAGCGTGTTTGATCCGCGGAGCTTGGGAGCGCCAGAGATGCCGGATACAGAGGGGATGGGGCAGATTCTGctcgagaggaggaaggataAGGTGCGCGAGCAGTATGGCGTGTAGCACTAGCATCAGATTCAGAGGGTTCATGGGATATGTGATAGATGCAGACTTTATCATGGCTTATGGTTTTGAAGAGCACGAGATTGAGCACGAGATTATACTGAGGACAAGGCGCTTCAACTTTTCATGTTCGCGGTGCGCACTGGCGGCTGTCTGCAAACGCAGGCAGCACAGGGCGAGCAAAGCATGCATCACGCCCATCTTGCTGACGCTGaagccgacgtcgacgcccgtTGACGCTTCCACTCCTTTTCCAGCTTCTCAACTCACTCCCGTTAGTGTACGATTGCATCCGCAGCCAAAAGTCAGGGACAGCCACGGACTGGCATAGCGCGTGCTGTCTAGCGACGAGTATCCGCGTCTCCATTCTATGAAACGAAAACGCAGCTGGCGCGCGCAATTACAGGCGGCGACCACGGCGACCACCCTTGCGGCGGGTCGAGTCGGACGGGATGGGGGTGACGTCCTCGATGCGGCCGATGCGCATACCGGcacgggcgagggcgcggagAGCGGCCTGGCCACCGGGGCCGGGCTGCTTGGTGCCGGTACCGCCGGTAGCGCGGAGCTTGACGTGGAGAGCGGTGATGCCGACCTCCTTGCACTTGACGGCGACGTCCTGGGCAGCAAGCATGGCAGCGTAGGGCGACGACTCGTCACGGTCAGCCTTGACCTTCATGCCGCCGGTGACACGCGAGATGGTCTCCTTGCCCGAGAGGTCGGTGACGTGGACGAAGGTGTCGTTGAacctggtgtcagaggAAGAAATGCGAGAGATTTCAAGATTTCGAGATGCCAGACAATGCTTGCATCGCCAAATCCAATCTCGCGTCGTCACTCACGAGGCGAAGATGTGGGCGACGCCGAAGACGTTCTCGCCCTCAGCGACCTGGGGACCGAGGGCAACGGGGGCCTCCTTGGGCTGAGTCTGCTTCTTGGGCGGCATTtttggtggtggttgaTGGACGAGAGAACGACGAAACACTCGAGTTTGTCAATTCAACGCTCGGTAGGTCTGATGTTCAGGGTCAAGAATTTGGCCCAACTTGTCGCGTGGCCAAAGGCCAAAGTCCCGTTTTCTCCGGTGTGGTGGGGAGTACATCCACGTTTTGTGGCAGACAATGGTTCCGGTGCCTGACTGACGCGGCTAACTTTGGGAAGTTGATGAGGGTTCCAACGCGCAGCGAGTAGAACACTGGCGCAGTGTAAAGAAGGGCTTCTCACGCTGTAATTGCAAGTGTTACAGATTATACATGGGAAGTGGGTTTCCCCTGGCAGTATTGTATGAATACAAGTGCGACGACGCTCAGTCAACCACCACGACGCCACGGAACGGCTTGGCCGCAATGGTCGCGTTGAGGTGGTCCATAGgcgtcttctcctccttggccggCTTCGTCttcgcctcggccttggtcttCTTCCCTTCGCtatcctcgtcgtcgtgcaCGATCTTCagatcctcgaggtcgtcccagtcctcgtcctcctccgggccctcatcctccccaggttcctcgtcgccgccgtcacccAGCGCACGGATGAAGTACTTCATGAGCGCGCCACTGAAGCCTGACACGAGAGCACAACCGGGCGTATCGGCCTGCACAGGCTTGGTTGCTGCACTCTGGAGGTTCCAGTAGACAAGCTCCGGCATGGGGTAGCTGGCCTCCTCGAAGCGGCGGACAACCGCTCGGTGCTCGGTCTCGCCAAAGTGCCCGCTCTCGTCGAACTGCATGTCCGAGAAGACAAAGACCGTCTTGACCATGTCCTCCGGTGCGAGCTTGTTCTCCTTGGCAACGCGCAGGATGCTATCGAACACCGCCGCATAGTTAGTCGACTGTCCCCAGTCCGCCTGGGAGAGGTTGCGCGCACGCTCCGAGACCGGGAGCGTGTTGTCAACACGCTCGATACGaggtgaggatgagaagGTGATGAAAGTACCGTTCCAGGGCGGTCGGGCGAGCTCGGTCATGAGCAgcgtgagggcgagacAGGGCCAGATGGGTTCCACTTGGCCACCAGAGAAGTAAGAGTAGTAGACTGATCCCATTGACCCCGagacgtcggcgacggcgatgcAGTTGGAcagctcgcccttgacACTCGAGCGGATCGAGTCGACGAGCGATGCCCATTGGAGGTTAGCGACGCGGCTGATGATGGCTGATGATGATTTCGGATCGAGTGATTTCTTCAGGACCTCGTGAGGGACCAGAGAAGCAGCCGAAATCGACCTCTTGccagcggcgacggcgaggagataCTTGTCAAAGCCCCTGGggtcgtgctcgaggaacATGGTGTCGTTCCTTGCCATGCAGCGGGCAGGAACCTTGGAGTAGTTGATGGTCCACTCGCCCTTAACCATCTGGCTCTCGGGAACGTCAAGGAcgcggcggagaggagtgaggaCCTCGGTCTGGAAACGAATGCGGGCCTTGTTGTCCGCCGGGAAAAACTCGCGGGCGAGAGCCGAGACAATGTGCAGCTGCTTGTCGGCACTCTTGCCAGGAGTCGGAGCCCACTTGGCGGCGTACGTCATGCCGAAGAGGTGAGGGGACGTGTTGGGAGCACCGTACCcgtcgcccttgcgctCAGCTTCTGGACGCTCAAGGTAGACATTATGGGCCtggagacgctcgaggtcggccttgaggaagtCGGTGTAAATGTTCACGACCTCGGTCATGAGGATCTGGACCTTGGGGTCGGCGAGGCCCTTATCGGTGTGCTCGGCGATGACCGCGTCGCGCATCTGCTCTGCAAGTCAGCAGAGTCGAATCACGCCGACTCACTTGAACCACAGCGCGCCAGCTTGGACTTGAGAGATACGCTCTCGGTCTCGACAACCTTGCGCTTCCTGGTCTCCTGTGTCTCCTGGTTGGACGACGGGCCCCCGTCAGTCGGCTCCGTCATCACGGCTCTCCCCGCACCTCGCTCAGAGATCGCCACGGCTTTCTGTTCGATTTTGGCGCTCTTGAGAGCTTCCCGTGCCGCGTTGGCGAAGCCCCGGCGCTTGCGCATGCTATCATTGCTCAGACGGCCAGCCTTGAAAGAATTCCGGCTGGAGGCGGGAGCGAgggcctcgtcgatggcggTCAACCTGCCAGTGTATGACGTGGTGAGCTGGCCGTTTATCGCAAGGACCAGGATGTCATTgaggctggggtcagcggaCCAAGTGTTTGGAGAGCTTACTCGTCGAAACTGCCATGGGGCCGGGGAGGATACCCCGGCTCCTTCTCCggctcgccgtcctcatcgaggGTCATCACGTTGTTGTTGGCTTCCGCTTTGGCggcgtccttcttcttggggcgcgcgcgctcgcatGTGGGTTCCACGATCAGGCGGAGGCTAACGTCAGCGGGACAAAGGAAGGTGGACAAACTTGGCAAGGAGGGTACGCGGGTGATTGTCCCAGAGCCATGCGACGCAGTTGAAGAAGGGGACGCGGAGGCCCTTACCCTCGTGAATCGAGCGGGTGTGGAAGATGATCCGCAATGTCCTGGTGTTAGTGGCAAGTTAGGGTTGGGAAGGGTGTGGGCCGtaggaggggggggggggggggtggcGTTCAGAAACCGAACATCCTTTGGTTGAAGCCGCGCACAGTCGAATGCCTCTGCCCATGGAAGACTCACTTGtccgcatcctcctcccaagCCTTAGAAAGCATCCCAAACAACACCACAGGACGGGCGCCATCCTGGAGCTCGTTGAAGAGGTCAAGCAAGGCGCTGTCCGTGGAACTGAAAGCAGGCGCGTTGTTCCATGTGTTGGAGTCGGGAGCCTTgtggagcgcgtcgaggaagggggCTGGGGTaagcgaggccgaggggtTGTACTGGGGAGAATAAGGAAGGTCGGCGTACCAGAGGGAGCCTGGGCGAGTGtagtcgaggaggcgcgagTGGTGACCGGAAGGACGTTGGGGTGCGTCTCCTTCAGTAACTCCtcgatggcgtcggcgcgcgcggtcgcATCCAGAGCGAGGAGCCTCTCTAGCGACTCGGGAAGGGCCCACTCGTGCGAGAGAGGAGTCTCAGCGGTGGACGCCATTTTTGATCAGGAGGTACAAGAAGGAAGGAGTGGCAAGGAAGGAGTTGACGTGACTTAAAGTATGGTTGGCCCCTGAGTGGCGACTGCACCGGAACCGAGTTGACTTGGAGGTTGGACTCGAGCTGGTCTTGATTGTTCGGAGATCTTGAGTAGCGACATAGCCACAAAGACGCTGTGAGTATTCGAAAACAATGTGTGACTGACTCTATTATGGGTGGAACAGGTATGTCTCAGTCAACGTTAGTCGAACCAGCGTCATTTGGGTGGCAAATCGCACCTGGCTCTTTTTAAGCATGACCGTAATATCCAACAACATTTAGTCATGTGCAGAATGCAATTTGCCATTTGATCGTGGGTTTGCACATTCAAGGTGATGACTGCCAAGCAAGGTTACAGCTGTATGGCGAGATGAGAGCTTGAATGGTTGAGAGGTTGACACCATGACACCAGCAGTGCAATGTGTCGCTGCAGAGTTGATGTCCCTTGGGCCATGACATTCTGTACAGAGTCCACAGTTATCAGGTCGCCCAGGTCGATACATTCTCCACTTTGCTCCTGACTCTGCCAATCAGCCTAGCAACCTGTAGATCGCGAGTGCGCGTACGCCCGTCAAGCTGGGACTCGTAAGCTGTGAGCTGTGCATCAACGTATGGTGGGATGAATACTGCCCACAATGCACCAAGTGCGCCCATCGCCTTTAGCTTGTCAGAAATCGGTCCTGTCCAAAGGGTCAGCTAAACTGCAGCAGATCCGACCCCAGCACCAATAGGGGTCAACGTACCCAACGCCGCTCATTCAGCTCCAAGCCAACGGCTGCGTTCACGATTCTAGGCCAACCATGCCCGTGGCCTCCGGCCCCGAGTAACCTCCCGCATTATATTCCTCCTCCTACCCCTTTCAGATCTCTGCATCAACCCCAACAATTGCCAAGCCGACGCCACTGCCCCGTCACGACCAACCAGCGGGACTTTGATGCTGCGTCGCGCAGTCTACCGACGAGGAATTCGGCTCCTCATCGGAGCACTCCTTCCAATCACCCTCCCTCGAACGGCTCaggcgacgccgtcgccgccgcaacCCCATTCATGCAGGACTGTGAATCGTGCTTGAAATATGGATGATCGGCCGAAAATGATTTGACGGACGAATAGGTTTCTGGATCTGAGCCTAATTGACGTGGATACTAATCGGGTTTATAATAATTTTGTAATCGTGCACAAAGGTGAGGAACGCAAGGAACAAAGCTAGAATAGGTGTCTGCGTAGGTTAAACGGCGCGATCACCTAGAGTTAGAGAGGCCAACGGAGCCTCAATGGCCACAATGGAGGTTGCTAACCTTTTGAAAGCACACAGCCTTACAGCTTACAGCATCCCAAGCCTCCCAACAATATTTTTCCGCACAGCTCTATAGGGCCCATCCCCATTTATTGTAGCCTTGCCACCATCCTTGCAACGCCCAATACCTCTTCTTGTGCTTGACAAGACATACCCGCCCTATCTTTACAGGAGAACGGGAGACCAGCCTTTCCGCACTCGACGCCACCCAAACACCCTGTGTCAATTGCGTCCCCTTTTTCCCTGGCACCTTTCAGTTGACTGGCAGCAGAATCTGATTGCGCGATTGCCCCTTCTGTTCCATCAACACGCCGTAATCGCTTTACAGACGCGTCCACAACAACCTTCCTCACACGTTTACTCTCtcatcatcgacgacaAATGTCGCTCTCATCACCCCTACTGGGTGGCCCGTCATCACCAAGGTCACCCCGAACTTCACGGAGGCGCAACGGCTCAATGTCTGAGTCCATGTCCTTCGTCAAGTCACCCATCCAAACATTACTCAACCTGCCACCAAACGATCCCACAGAGACCAAGGAGGCTGAATCGCAGGCCCTCGTTGGTGTCGATGATACCGGCCGTGAACGCGTCGAGTTGCGTATTGGAGGCATGACAGTGAGTAAGCCAAAACAAGGTCGCTAACACAAGTGTGGGGCATGCGTGGCGTCGATTGAGGGTCAGGTCAGTGGGCTGGCCGGCATCCTTAGCGTCCAGGTGTCGTTGCTGGCCGAACGGGCGGTCGTAGAGTACGACCCAGAGTACGTCGACATCAAAGGCCAGGTCTGGACGGACGCAcgcatcgccgaggagattgaggatGTCGGTTttgacgccgaggttgtGGAGAAGAGCGCGATCATCCCCGTCGAGCTTCGCGTCTACGGCATCGAGGGGAACCCGGCGATTGTACCCGATGTGATTAAGGAGCTGAGCACGCAACCAGGCGTGTCCGACATTGAGTTTGTTGCGCCATACCAGAACCTGTCGTTCCTCTACTCGCCAgcgctcgccaacctccgcTCTatcctcgaccacctcaCCTCCGTGTTCCCCCAACTCTACGCTCTGCCTTCCTCGAACCAAGGAGACTCGCAGCTTGCATCCCTACGCAAGCTCCGTGAGACGTCGCGCTGGCGCCGTACGTTCCTGATCGCGCTCCTCTTCGCGGTCCCCAACTTCATCATCGGCATGATGCACATGTACCTCCCCTTCCTGGGGTGGACCAAGACTAAGATCATCAAGGGCATCTACCTCGGCGATCTGTTGTGTCTCTTGCTCACCATCCCCGTCCAGTGCTTCCTTGCGCGCGGCTTCTACCGCGCTGCGTACAAGAGCTTGAAGCACggctcggcgacgatggatgtcctcgtcgtgtTCGGTACAACCGCCGCGTTCACGTACTCGGTCCTATCGATGTTCTTTGCCATGTTCGCCGCGAATCCAGACTATCGCCCCAAGACGTTCTTCGACACCTCAACCATGCTGATCACATTTGTCTCGCTCGGCCGCTACATCGAGAACCTGGCCAAAGGCAAGACGTCAGCTGCGCTCACCCACCTGATGCAGCTCTCCCCGTCGTCCGCGACCATCTTCGTTGACCCCGACAACTACCACGGCGACGCACCCACGCGCAAGATCCCGACTGAGCTGGTCCAGGTCGGCGACATGGTGCTAGTCACTCCCGGCGAGAAGATGGCCGCGGACGGGGTCGTTGTTGCTGGCTCCAGCACGGTCGACGAATCCATGGTCACGGGCGAGTCGCTCGTTGTCGCCAAAGAGGTCGGGTCACAGATCATCGGTGGGACCGTTAACGGCCTTGGAACCGTCACCTTTCACGTGACGCGCGCCGGAGCTGACACAACGCTCTCGCACatcgtcaagctcgtcgaaGATGCGCAGACATCCAAGGCTCCTATACAGCAGTTTGCCGACCGCGTCGCGGGAATCTTCGTTCCAATCGTCATTACACTGAGCCTGATCACGTTCTTCACGTGGCTCGGCATTTCGCTGCTCAAGAACCACCTGCCCAAGGCATTCGAGGCTCCTGGCGAGTCAAAGTTTGGCGTCTGTCTCAAGCTCTGCATCTCTGTGATCGTCGTCGCTTGCCCTTGCGCACTGGGCCTGTCAACTCCCACGGCAGTCATGGTCGGTACTGGTGTTGGCGCGCAGAATGGGATCTTGATCAAGGGCGGGAGAGCACTCGAGGCGTGCAAGGATGTGCGCcgcgtcgtgctcgacaaAACTGGCACTGTTACTGGCGGCAAGATGGTTGTGGCTGAGGTACGCTGGGCTGCCGCCCAGGGCCCTGTCACCGAAGCTGGCCTGAACCCAGCTCAAGCTCTGAGCCTAACCACTTCGGCTCCACCGCTGCAACGCCACGCCGTCATGTccctcatcgccctcgccgagtcACGGTCTGAGCACCCTCTTGCGATTGCCGTGGCTGCATGGGCGCGCGAGAAGCTTTCCGACGCaggccttcctcctcccagtGGCGACGTCACCGACTTCGAGGGTGTCCCAGGTGAGGGGATAGAGGCTGTTGTCAAATTTCACGGCCGGGAAGAGCGCGTGCGGCTCGGCAAGGCCTCGTACGTTTTGCGGGAGAAGGCTGGCGAAGGCACCGCGCCTGTGCCGCCCCTTCTGAAGACGTTCGAAACCACACAAACAAACGACGCCAACATTGTCGTGTACGTCTCGGTGTTGCGCGAAGGTGAAgccatccccatcctcgccgTGTCACTTTCCGACACGCCCAAGCCAACGTCGGCTCAGGCCATCAGCGCGCTGCGTGCAATGGGTGTGAAGGTGACGATGCTCTCTGGTGACTCGGAGGCCACTTCACGCGCGATTGCTCGCGCTGTGggcatcgacgacgacgaggtctATGCCGGTGTCAGCCCCAAGGGCAAAGCAACGATTGTGCGCGAGCTTGATTTGGCGGATGGCGGCGGTTTAGCGATGGTTGGCGACGGGATCAACGACAGCCCGGCCCTGGCGGCCGCCAGTCTTGGCA contains these protein-coding regions:
- the RPS14B gene encoding uncharacterized protein (Belongs to the universal ribosomal protein uS11 family): MPPKKQTQPKEAPVALGPQVAEGENVFGVAHIFASFNDTFVHVTDLSGKETISRVTGGMKVKADRDESSPYAAMLAAQDVAVKCKEVGITALHVKLRATGGTGTKQPGPGGQAALRALARAGMRIGRIEDVTPIPSDSTRRKGGRRGRRL
- a CDS encoding uncharacterized protein (Domain of unknown function (DUF2828)), whose product is MASTAETPLSHEWALPESLERLLALDATARADAIEELLKETHPNVLPVTTRASSTTLAQAPSAPFLDALHKAPDSNTWNNAPAFSSTDSALLDLFNELQDGARPVVLFGMLSKAWEEDADKTLRIIFHTRSIHEGKGLRVPFFNCVAWLWDNHPRTLLANLRLIVEPTCERARPKKKDAAKAEANNNVMTLDEDGEPEKEPGYPPRPHGSFDDLNDILVLAINGQLTTSYTGRLTAIDEALAPASSRNSFKAGRLSNDSMRKRRGFANAAREALKSAKIEQKAVAISERGAGRAVMTEPTDGGPSSNQETQETRKRKVVETESVSLKSKLARCGSKQMRDAVIAEHTDKGLADPKVQILMTEVVNIYTDFLKADLERLQAHNVYLERPEAERKGDGYGAPNTSPHLFGMTYAAKWAPTPGKSADKQLHIVSALAREFFPADNKARIRFQTEVLTPLRRVLDVPESQMVKGEWTINYSKVPARCMARNDTMFLEHDPRGFDKYLLAVAAGKRSISAASLVPHEVLKKSLDPKSSSAIISRVANLQWASLVDSIRSSVKGELSNCIAVADVSGSMGSVYYSYFSGGQVEPIWPCLALTLLMTELARPPWNGTFITFSSSPRIERVDNTLPVSERARNLSQADWGQSTNYAAVFDSILRVAKENKLAPEDMVKTVFVFSDMQFDESGHFGETEHRAVVRRFEEASYPMPELVYWNLQSAATKPVQADTPGCALVSGFSGALMKYFIRALGDGGDEEPGEDEGPEEDEDWDDLEDLKIVHDDEDSEGKKTKAEAKTKPAKEEKTPMDHLNATIAAKPFRGVVVVD
- the ARC15 gene encoding uncharacterized protein (Functions as component of the Arp2 3 complex which is involved in regulation of actin polymerization and together with an activating nucleation-promoting factor (NPF) mediates the formation of branched actin networks), whose product is MSNEYAYRKIDIDALEEEILLPSDLYEPDPRGPDGAYAEAQHRSQECRNLVSKGDIGGALSTILTNPPYGEGVDQAKELTTQAVVLILNSTRAADIPNAIKGLDHEQQAYLMAYLYKNMAALGNGADIPGSVLLTWHEKLVEVAGVGCINRVMADRRTL
- the sodB gene encoding uncharacterized protein (Destroys radicals which are normally produced within the cells and which are toxic to biological systems); the protein is MVALLRSVPRAAAPARRAFAVAAVRSKHTLPDLPYAYDALEPSISKTIMTLHHDKHHATYVNGLNAAEEKLAGLQASQDVKGQIALQAALKFNGGGHINHSLFWNNLAPTGSAETQVPTSGVLADQVKKDFGSFDKLIEEVNAKTAGIQGSGWGWLGYNPSSKVLEVVTTANQDPLLTHVPIIGIDIWEHAFYLDYQNVKPEYLKNIWKVVNWAEAEKRLAAAL
- the ISY1 gene encoding uncharacterized protein (Isy1-like splicing family), with product MARNSEKAQSMLYRFREQQAVDMGLGDRRAGERRPRVASSVSSLRECERWRGDIMREISRKVSKIQDSSLTNYEIRDLNDEINQLLKEKRHWESQIVGLGGANYKRANMAMVDNEGREVPGTRGYKYFGRARELPGVKEMFEKGAKAATEESARNASFQMFRNQGTDYYGDLDEMDPSLAGEEDAAARRDWEEASRAAAELLGVDAELPYPEPAAPPPLDGAGEGTKRKSPEPDEEVKEGKGKKRGKKGKKPPPPPPGGPSNPGAAQVALFMSVFDPRSLGAPEMPDTEGMGQILLERRKDKVREQYGV